A DNA window from Maribellus comscasis contains the following coding sequences:
- a CDS encoding SusD/RagB family nutrient-binding outer membrane lipoprotein: MKNIIRSKVFLLAGIILFVSACTSEFDEMNTSPNSATVVPGTSVLGASMLTSMYTLFGTRLDCYYAGAYSGYISAADYEYRVDINNSMWKSMYTTMTYSTDAMSLALEEENDNLYAAALTFRAYNAHKTCDMWGDIPYSEAFQLEDGVIYPVYDSQEKVYNTILDELKTAADMFDTEGDDIGDGDFLFEGDIQKWKKFCNSLRLRVAIRMSSADESAAAAVIQDVLGDATKYPIMTENEDNAYWYFPGVAPDEEIWYESMGTVGDAAKTSGWRMQQPIIDALQDNNDPRLPVYADKNAYGVYSGHRFGPNDKSDTLNNSFNRSHIGDWFMNDPQGFVPYMNCAEVYFCLAEAYERGLATGDAQTAYETGIKKSCEESGQITSAAISTFLTEPEVAWDEGNTSNLEKVALQKWICLFKQSVEGWSEARRTDIPLLTGVASDYAASHNRPPFRMAYADEEKSLNSNFPFDIEEVDIFYGTQLWWDKRTGVE; the protein is encoded by the coding sequence ATGAAGAATATAATTAGATCAAAAGTATTTTTATTGGCTGGTATAATCCTGTTCGTTAGTGCTTGTACAAGCGAATTTGATGAAATGAATACCAGTCCTAATTCGGCAACAGTTGTACCCGGAACAAGTGTGTTGGGTGCATCAATGCTAACCTCAATGTATACTTTGTTTGGAACAAGGTTGGACTGCTATTATGCCGGAGCATATTCGGGCTACATAAGTGCTGCCGATTATGAGTACAGGGTAGACATCAATAACAGCATGTGGAAAAGCATGTATACTACAATGACTTATTCAACTGATGCGATGAGTTTGGCGCTTGAGGAAGAAAATGACAATCTTTATGCGGCTGCTTTAACATTCAGAGCATACAATGCGCATAAAACTTGTGATATGTGGGGAGATATTCCTTATTCTGAAGCATTCCAGCTTGAAGATGGTGTTATTTATCCGGTATATGATTCTCAGGAAAAAGTATACAACACTATCCTCGATGAGTTAAAAACCGCTGCTGATATGTTTGATACCGAAGGAGACGATATTGGTGATGGCGATTTTTTGTTTGAGGGAGATATTCAAAAATGGAAGAAATTCTGTAACTCGCTTCGCTTAAGAGTCGCAATTCGTATGTCATCAGCCGATGAAAGTGCTGCTGCTGCCGTTATTCAGGATGTTCTGGGAGATGCCACAAAATACCCGATTATGACTGAGAATGAAGATAATGCTTATTGGTATTTTCCGGGAGTTGCACCCGACGAAGAGATATGGTATGAATCCATGGGGACAGTTGGTGATGCAGCCAAAACATCAGGCTGGAGGATGCAACAACCAATAATTGATGCTCTTCAGGATAACAATGATCCCCGTTTACCAGTCTATGCCGACAAAAATGCGTATGGTGTATACAGCGGCCACCGGTTTGGTCCGAATGATAAATCAGATACCTTGAATAACAGTTTTAACAGATCACATATCGGTGATTGGTTTATGAACGACCCTCAGGGTTTTGTACCTTATATGAATTGTGCTGAGGTATATTTCTGTTTGGCCGAAGCATACGAAAGAGGTCTGGCCACCGGTGACGCGCAGACTGCATATGAAACCGGAATAAAAAAATCCTGCGAAGAGAGCGGGCAAATTACTTCGGCTGCTATTTCAACGTTTTTAACTGAACCTGAAGTTGCCTGGGATGAAGGTAATACCTCAAATCTGGAGAAAGTAGCATTACAAAAATGGATATGTTTATTTAAACAGAGTGTGGAAGGTTGGTCAGAAGCCAGGAGAACAGATATTCCTTTGCTCACTGGCGTCGCTTCTGATTATGCAGCATCGCACAATCGTCCTCCATTTAGAATGGCCTACGCGGATGAGGAGAAATCATTAAACTCCAATTTCCCATTTGATATTGAGGAAGTAGATATTTTCTATGGAACCCAGTTGTGGTGGGATAAAAGAACCGGTGTAGAATAG